The following coding sequences are from one Equus caballus isolate H_3958 breed thoroughbred chromosome 27, TB-T2T, whole genome shotgun sequence window:
- the LOC100059596 gene encoding spermatogenesis-associated protein 31D4 yields the protein MEFSQWNVLSFLNSHIELFLSICSTFLDSDHNLTIVCGLWLLLLFLCFLVGIPSLPTFWKTKIYQKHQGRAKRRRKGGTSSGWRNYQRETEEKRRLISILKRPLGRPRDTTRVRQLLCPDPSCEVCNSTTAEINRLLFLEDLEDDTASVSSMASTASGTESSFTLSSAFSEVPPGDLTPSPPPDPSPPPPSVLSPNPTTPLADFLSPSPPGHSMPPEPFPPLESNFPADHSPPQPLARPPLPPHDTQATGPILQPEATLSLNTISLDRTLSQDINPLPNLSQIMNPNDSLACHHAPPSLSVSPPTDHPLTVTQSKSVSILLKSVPENSSPDSPGGLSTYVPTITGTDHSSLSISELSWWQACAKDLFLAPSTLAPRDFNREFLALHSSESSLERHPTANLIEPGNLSFLSPHVLALLERQVRKRSDFLMWKEKEKEKGSFPRKLRPGYPLNPSGKMSESNADECDSAFSLPFWSSAGKPKELHMHEQPPYPKILEDHLQEKCMQLFWGLPSLHSESLPSAIRDSSDCTTIFLFNTISNASMGQESPVPLHRPPPSLPEIQPQPLPQTLPQSQPLPLTQVRSQAHLKSPLPILPSGLPQIRICEVCYHRPQDESESLTSSEIQQLEWKVLQKQQESLWGSPSVVQRSQEEFCSSALNFPYHQASQAHASISILPVEFPLSDELRKKLEHHLRKRLIQHRWGLPRRICECLSLMMPPRDFSEIAKSESNHGLSRISVNRDLNVGLSQSKSFHERGSELLQVEKEMGKDRGHSPENGPKAHLLSDPESSSDKDPAYDSEKDLNSHMASLSGKNSRALEESLDQKQLENVLKAHLSKKFEEISEAPLPGMVRSSWHASKQTLLLSDKSRTQITQRSLPPSVGGDSSLNTFQELCFIDSSAQQMLETHIKSFRMTMEWGLPCRVLESIQAFKLEDAASQSLPYFYRHPSNNPTLEVDSKSEGFEPHRGSSKSVLQEKAETTNSAPVLDRLCPATSPMGREGQGVPRQSPSGINQEIAEVVQRSKGARQTHLPVTCGITGKASQKFTQLGNRCPPELPARQAGAKHETKDERVSSSDRREGPQDKKMKSEPFSVHNTARDIFRAKELNALQSKTGNVLTTSKPGSSQMIRENHSKIEITGAIESPAPKRQVPQDPKSSDLKEHLFGELKSKLEKRNQGQVQGQHTDRSPASESLTYKASPTHAHGVSSGDMGASQVLHVHLEDSGISRQQRQEPWVPKKDLKRSDDKKFPPATMRVSPPGPNNEELGGGDAGLGTSQPTRKSFPTQITASEETLGSKSSQTSSQKAQPPPESLFRKKMNHIFQWLCPGTKGKKQEHPQEKGSPISSAQSRGLVKGRAAVTGTTTAQKTRMVPGKFPVEKLGQRRATEVTRPQEPLPSLRKFVKTEQKAEEQAQAEPIQGHPSNYTAPSCKVPNTKSCHQEVVFAGQNYPTCSRRIRDQNRHPQKVVALKDQLLDQKRPLSVPRREDVPHPSSTCRHQASPGASSCSHHS from the exons catcagggcagagccaagaggagaagaaaaggtggaacatcaagtg gttggagaaattaccagagggaaacagaggagaaaaggaggctaatttctattctgaaaag gcccctaggccggcctcgCGATACCACCCGAgttcgtcaactattatgcccagacccctcctgtgaggtgtgtaatagcacaactgctgagatcaatcggctgctgttcctggaggacctggaagatgatactgcctctgtgtcctctatggcttccacagcttctgggactgagtcatcattcactctgtcctctgccttctcagaagtccctccaggagacctaacaccatcccccccacctgacccttccccaccgcccccctccgttctctcacctaacccaacgacacccttagctgactttctttcaccctcaccaccgggtcactctatgccaccagagccttttcctcccttggagtccaacttcccagcagaccattccccaccccaaccccttgcccgtccccctctgccaccacatgacacccaggcaacggggcctattctccaaccagaggccactctgtctctgaatacgatctctcttgaccgcaccctttcccaagatattaaccccttaccaaatttgtcccagataatgaatcccaatgactcactggcttgtcatcacgcaccaccaagcctgtctgtctcaccaccgacagaccaccctttaactgtgactcaatctaaatcggtttccatcttattgaagtctgttccagagaactcatctccagatagccctggtgggttgtccacttatgtcccaacaatcacaggcactgaccattcaagcctgtcaatttcagaattatcctggtggcaagcttgtgccaaagacttgttcttagcaccttccaccttggcaccacgtgattttaatcgagaatttcttgccctccattcttcagagtcctctctggagagacatcctacagctaaccttatagagcctggtaacctctcatttctcagccctcatgtcctggcactcctggagagacaagtccgaaagaggagtgatttcctgatgtggaaggaaaaggagaaggagaagggttcttttccaaGAAAACTTAGGCCAGGCTACCCACTAAATCCTTCGGggaaaatgtcagagtcaaatgctgatgagtgtgactcagcattctcccttcctttttggagcagtgcaggcaaaccaaaggagctgcacatgcatgagcagcccccatatcctaaaatcttggaggatcatttacaggaaaaatgtatgcagctcttctggggtctcccatctctgcacagcgagtcgttgccctctgctatccgtgactcaagtgactgcaccacaatcttccttttcaataccatctcaaatgcctccatgggccaagaatccccagtacctctccatcgcccacctccatccttgcctgagatccagccccaacccttgcctcaaaccctgccccaatcccagcccctacctctcactcaggtcaggtcccaggcccaccttaaatccccactcccaatcctaccatctggtctACCCCAGATAAGGATCTGTGAAGTGTGTTACCATAGACcccaggatgaatcagagtctctcacctcatctgaaattcaacaactggaatggaaagtgttgcagaagcaacaggaaagtttgtggggttccccctctgtagtccaaagatctcaggaagaattttgttcttcagctctcaactttccttaccatcaggcctcccaggcccatgcctccatctccatccttcctgtagagtttcctctcagtgatgagctgaggaagaaactggaacatcaccttcgaaagaggctcatccaacaccggtggggcctgccccgcaggatctgtgagtgtctgtcactgatgatgcctccaagagatttctcagagatagctaagtcagagagcaatcatggactctcacggatctcggtgaacagagatctaaatgttggattgagccaatccaaaagcttccatgagaggggttcagaactgcttcaggtagagaaggagatggggaaggatcggGGGCAcagcccagagaacggcccaaaagctcatctgttgagtgacccagagagctcttcagataaggatccagcatatgactctgagaaagacctaaatagtcacatggcaagtctgtcagggaaaaattcaagggccttggaggaaagtctagatcagaaacaacttgaaaatgtcctgaaagcacatttgagcaagaagtttgaggaaatcagtgaggctccGCTCCCTGGGATggtgcgcagttcatggcatgctagcaagcagacattgctgctttctgacaaatcccgcacccaaataacacagaggagtttgccaccttcagtgggtggggactcctccctgaataccttccaggagctttgcttcattgattccagtgcacaacagatgctggaaacccatattaaaagctttcgtatgacaatggagtggggccttccctgcagggtccttgaatccatacaggcgtttaaattggaagatgctgcatcccagtccttgccctatttctacCGTCacccctcaaataacccaactttggaagtggactccaaatccgaaggcttcgagccccatagaggaagctctaaatctgttcttcaagaaaaagcggaaacaacaaattcagccccggtcctggatcgtctttgccctgctacttcacctatgggcagggaaggacaaggggtgccgagacaatcaccctctggtatcaaccaagagattgcagaggttgttcagaggagtaagggtgccaggcagactcatctgcctgtcacatgtggcatcacaggcaaagcgagtcagaaatttactcagctaggcaacagatgccccccagagctgcctgcaaggcaagctggtgccaaacatgagacaaaggatgagagagtgagttccagtgatagaagagaagggccacaggacaaaaagatgaagtcggaacccttttccgtgcacaacacggccagggacatattcagggccaaggagctcaacgctctgcagtcaaaaaccgGTAacgtgttgacaaccagcaagccaggaagctcccaaatgatacgtgagaatcacagtaaaatagaaattactggggccattgaaagccctgcaccaaaaagacaagttccccaagacccgaagtcatcggatcttaaggaacatctgtttggggaattaaagtcgaaactagagaagaggaatcagggccaggtccaaggccaacacactgacaggtcccctgcctcagagagcttgacttacaaggcctcaccgactcatgcccacggtgtctccagtggggacatgggagcttcccaggtgctgcatgtccatctggaggacagtgggatcagcaggcagcagcggcaggagccttgggtccctaagaaagacctaaagaggtccgacgataagaaattcccaccagctacaatgagagtgagccctccgggccccaacaatgaagagcttggtggaggggatgcagggttggggacatcccaacctacaagaaagagtttccctactcagatcacagcatcagaggagacgcttgggagcaagtcttcccagacctcatcacagaaggcacagcctcctcctgaaagtctgttcagaaaaaagatgaaccacatttttcaatggctttgtcctgggacaaaaggcaaaaagcaagaacatccccaggaaaagggcagccccatatcatctgcacagagcagaggcctggttaaagggagagctgccgttactgggaccaccacggctcagaagaccaggatggtccctgggaagttcccagtggagaaactggggcagcggcGTGcaacagaggtcacccgccctcaagagccccttccttccctgaggaagtttgtgaaaactgagcagaaggcagaagagcaggcccaggcagagcccatccaggggcatccttccaactacacggctccctcctgtaaagtgccaaacaccaagtcctgccaccaagaagttgtctttgctggccagaattatcctacatgttctagacggatcagagaccagaacagacaccctcagaaagtcgtGGCGCTTAAGgatcagctattggatcagaagcgtcccttatctgtgccccgcagggaggatgtgccccatccaagctccacctgcaggcatCAAGccagcccaggggcctccagctgttctcaccacagctaa